In Meles meles chromosome 13, mMelMel3.1 paternal haplotype, whole genome shotgun sequence, the DNA window AACGCCGACGCGGCTGGACGCGAGGCCTCGGCCGGTGCTTTTGcgcggggaggggaggcgggggccGGTTCCGACCCCGCGGAGGTGCGGGTCCCGGGCCGCCAGCCCCGCGCCCGGCACTCACGTCCCCGGTCCCCGCTCCCCGCCCAGACCGGCCGCCGGCTCCGCTCCCGGATCCCGGGCCCACACCCTCTCCCCGCACGGTCCCCGCCTGCCCTCCCGGCCCCCGGAGGAGCGCCACCGTCCCGCAGCGGCGGCCCCAGTCTCCGCCGGCCCGGCGCACCCCGCGGCAGGCGGTGTCAGCGATTCCTCCCAGTCCAAGTCCCGGGCGCCGAGGTCAGCCCGGGTGAGGCGGAGGCTGTGGGTCAGGGCTCCGCGAGCCGCATCCCAGGAAGAGGACAGGATCGGGCGGAGGGTCAATCCCGTGTCCTCGGCCCGGGTCTCCATTCTGCCGCCGCCAGCCCAGGCCGAGTCCGGAACCTCTCTTCCAGGGCTTGCGTTTCCGCCAGGACGGAGGGGAGGCGAAGAAGGAGAGCGACTTCCGGCTCGGCTGGCTTCAAACCTAAGCCCCGCCGCTCCTCGCCCAGTGGGGAAGAAAACCAGGTGCCGGAGACACGCATGCGCGCGCCGGGCGACTTCGGCAACGCGCTTCCAAACCTGCGCGGTGGAAGAACTCGAAGTCGGAGTATGGACCGCGACGGCTCCCCGGCCTAGGGCTGGAAGTGTGCGCAGGCGCGGCGCGGGCGCGCGGGAACTGGACGGTTTTTGCACATGGGCCCGCGGACAGAGCAGGCTGGCGCTGTGGACGACGGTTGAGGGTCCGCCCTTGGGGGGGTCAGTCCAATGAGGAGAGTCGGTGGTCAGGTAGGAGAGGTGCGGTCGCCGCACGCGCCGCGGAGTACTTGCTGCAGACCGTCCGCCTGTCTGCGGTGGAGGCCGCAGCCTTCCCGCCCGCCGCAGCCTTCCCGCCCACAGCAGCGGAGCGGGCGGCGGGTGGGTGGCTGCGGGCCGCAGACGGAGGTTTGCACAGCGTCCGGGACTCATAGTGGGGCCGCGGCGCTGGCCGGACGTGGCCGAGTCAGTGAGCTGCTGGCATGAGGACCAAACGCCAATGGGGCTGACCTCGCGTCCAGTGGCCTCAGcggtggagaggagagagggggaccGGGTCCTCGGGGCTCTGGTGGAGTAGCCTCTGAGCTTGGGTCCCGAAAAGTGAAGCGGATGGAACTTTCTAGTTGCCGCTCAGGGTAGGAAGGTAACTGGTGcctccccaccacctccaccCAGTCCTCTTCCCTGAAAGGCTTGTGCAGATGAgtttttcatcttttgaaatgaaaaaggaaattagatAAGAGATAAGTTCCAGAGTCCCTAAATGTAAAGGTCCTAGGACGTTTCCGAAGATTTTCAGTACTCCAGATTCATTTTAGGTCATCTCGGTCAGTATTTCCATTCTATATATCCCGCTTCCTGTGGTCATAAATTTCCATTCATGTTAACAATTTGGGGAGTCCTAAGGAAAATAGGCTTTTCTTCAAAAACACCTATCTTCAATTAAAGGAAAGAGATCAATGTTACTAGCTGGATTTTGACTTCCTTAAATAGGCTGAATGACCAGGAGTCAAAAAACTAAAGACTCTGGTTttcccttctctcactcccctgcCTTCAATAAATCAACGggtcttggttttctttctttctcattcttcttcaTCTATGGGTCTTTTGTTTTCAAGCGTGAGCTTTCATCTGAACAATTCCTGGAGTTTCTTTACTGTCGTAAGCCTTCATTCTCCTAACCTCTCTTAGGTCCTCTGCTCTGCCCTCTTTCTCTTCTAGTGTTCGATGTCATCGTCCCCTTTACTGCTTAGCATGACTTACAAAGCCCTTTGTACTGTGACTCTTGCCTGCCTCTTCCCACATACTGCCTCCCCGCCACACGCACATACTTTCCCCTCCAGGTGGAATGCCCCTTTTGCGGGTAGGTAGGGAATATCCTGTTTATCATTAAAAAACCAAGCTGATACCCCTTTTCTATAGAATTAAGCTAATTCCTCTGTACTATACTTGCCGTTTTTAAGTATATCAAGAGAAACCAGAGCTGGATggtaaaaaaacattttatttagagcTACGACAATGAGAGAAAGAGGTCCATATAGAAAGAGGCTCCATTCTGAATATAGTGTGGGGAAGTAGGAATTTACGCCCAAGGAACAGGTGGGGAGTCTGGTGGAAAGTTACTAAGAGAAATCATCAGGGGATAGGGGAGTAATGGCTAAGCCAGCCTGACAGAATTTTTGATGATGAGATGCCAGGATGATCAGACAGCACCTGGGCGATGATGGAGGATGAGGAATCTGGAGTGTACTCCCGATCAAGGTGGTTATAGGAACTTAAATCCTTAAAAGGATTAACTTGTTCAAAACTTGCACATTCCCCAAAAAAGACTTGCACTTGCCCAGCTCTTGGAAATATCCTCTCAGCTGTTGGAATATCCTGCTTGATAAAACTGTCTTTTAACTAGGGGCCTGGGGTCCCACCATCTCTAGGTCATGCTGAACAATACGATTTATGATGAAGGGTCACATTCTATTAGATTGACTTCTGAAAGGGTTGAAAACTGAATAACATCAGCACATGGGTGCTCTCTGCCTACATGACTGACCCCcaacgactctgagatcatgaccttagccaaaatcgagttggatgctttactgaccgagccacccaggtgcccctgtagagTTTTATTAGGGGATAATAATGTGTTCATGGCTTTAAAAAAGAACCCCGTGCTATTGTTACAGGCTTTTCTTGCTTCCCAACGCCACCCACCATCACTACCCAAGAGTCTTAGTaaagagaataatttaaaaataaaactaagggaagagagttctttaaaaatacaaatagaggTATTAGGGATAAGGTAGGTAGGAATCACATAACTGTGTCTTGTCACTGTGTGTGCCTTACAACAGCTTTTTAAACACTTTCATTTTAAGACCCCTTTATTCCCTTTAATTATTGAAAACTGCAAAGAGGTTTTGTATGTTTTatcttcataattaaaaaaaaaattaacttgttcTGCTTGAATCTACAGTGATGTACACTGATGTGAATGAACCCAGTAAAAAGTAGACTGAAGAAGTAACCAGCATGAGTAATATGGGATCTGTGGAAAAGTCCACGCCAGCTTCAGCATACCTGacttaaaatgaacttttgtaaTGGACCTGTTGCATGGGACTGTTTTATCCCACATTCTTGGGGACTCAGCAGTGACTTCCGCGTGAACCAtctctttttttggtaaatttataATGAAGGAAAGTAGGATCCAAGCTAAATGAACCATAAGatgtattttgctattttttgtttttgtgacacTTGCATGTTCTGAATAAGTAACACATCAAGAATTCTACATAATACGCTCATAACTCATTTTTGAATATTCCTCTAAAAAGTAACCATCTTTATGCAAAATTACAGAATTTTGAGATATGTTAATGTTCCTCCAGGGATAGGTTATAATACTGGATTTCAGGATAAGGGGACACTATAAAATCATATACCAGTTTTATTTCTGATAGCTGTacttttatatatgatataatgtGAACAGCCAAGGTAAATTTTCTTAATTGATAGTTAAATTTATCTCCAAATGCTGTGGACATTTTTCTCACTTTCCTCAAATAAactatgagcttttttttttttaaacagcagaaggtgtcttttttttttttttttttttttatttgacagaaatcacaactaggcagagagagaggaggaagcaggccccctgcggagcagagagcctgatgcggggctcgatcccaggactctgggatcatgacctgagccaaaggcagagggtttaaccaactgagccacccaggcgccccagaaggtgTCTTTATTTGCGTGTGGATACCCAGCACTCAACACAGTATCTGGAACACAAGTACCAAACATGGAGTAATTTTCACAGTGTCAAAATGCAGCTCATTTATTAGACTGTGGAGTttgttttaaacatctttttaacTATTTGAAACATAGAACAAGCGTAGGAAGTAAGGAAGTAGTGAGAAAGCTCATTGGACTTCTCTTCCAAGGGAGTTGTTCTGAAAGCTTAAGAAACGACGAACGACACTGAAATCTCTTCCATCGTTGTTACTGTGAATCAGATGTTGCCCCAGATCGTCGTTTATCTTAGCAGAACTGCTTTTTGTACCTGTGGTCTTTCCTCAGCCACTTTGCTGGTTCTTAGAGTTAATGAGATTAATGATTATTCTGGTCTAAGTACCCACTTTCAGTACAGTAGATCATTTATACACTTTCACGTACCACATGACAGAGTGgtctttgagaaatcagaaaaaCACTACATATTGTAAGATTAGTTCCAGATCTGGTAACATTTCAGTATCTGGATCACATTTTAGGTTACctttgttaagtttttaaaaaactcaatagGAAGGTAAGATTGGTGATGTGAAGAAGATCCAACTGGAAATGATATTGATGGTGTGGAAAAGGAGCCAGTAAGCTCGCAAGTTTTACACTGGCCTGAAATTTACAGGAGTTTTTGAAATGGGTATGAACAGATACCTCGCTGGAGAGCAAAGAAAGTTCGTTTTCACAGGCCTCTGAGGAGGTGGCAGCTGAGGGGACAAGCACTTACTAAATGTCTACTGGGTTACGGAATAACATGTCTTAATCTTCTCAGTAATGGGAAGTGAGAGTTTGGAGAGGTTGTGAATGTCATGCTTGCAATGCTATGTTTGGGTTAAGGTAAAGCAGGtcaaggtactttttttttttttaagatttacttatttatttgagaggggaggggcagagggagagagagtcttcacactccccactgagcgaggcGCCCggtgggactcagtcccacaaccctgagatcatgacctgagccgaaatcaagagttctgACACTTGATAGACgaagcaacccaggcgccccaggtcaaggtatttttaaaagtctgactAGGAAGGGGTTCCAGAAGGCTTAGCCCTAGGaattagtaaagaaaaaagaagttggcAAAAGAAGTGAGGAGTGAGGTTTTACTCCCATTACTGTGATTAAGGAAATCAGGGCTTTGTCAAGCTAGATTGTTAGCGTTTCTGCTAGCAAGTGAAGAATTTGAGTGCTGAGTTGGCAGGAAAGTGTTAACCAGAGGACACCTGGTTCTGAAGATACTGGGATGTCAGAAGGTGGAATCTGAGTTTCTAAGCGCCCCTTTGCAGACTTCACTCATACAGATCAGGAGACTGAAACCCAGAGGAGTCACACATAGCTCCTGAAGTTCACTTGCTCTCAGATGAGTACAGTTCCCCTTAAGGACATCTAACATTTTTGGAACAGGCGGCTGAGTCAGAATGAATTGAAAGCTCTCGTGGTAAGAAACAAATAAAGAGCTTCCAACATGGGACAATTAGCTGAGGCAAAAACTGAAATTGGGTGCTGAGCACTTCCTACAACCTATGTGGTAGTCGGTCCCAGCAAAGGTCCCGGGCAATGCCCAGGGCTCTGAGGGCCAGAACTGATGGACTAGAACTAGGAAGGGGAGGCATGTCATGCAGTCTCACCCTGGGTTCAAAGCAGACTGACTGCTCCAGCATGAAGGTTACTGACCAACCTCCTTGCTTCTGAGGAtcagaaggaagggaatgaggaCAATCGAGGCTGCACATAAGAGTGCCATGTGACAACCAATCTAAGAGTGATTTAAATCAAGTTTAACATCCTAAATAGGAGGGATCTGTCCTCCTTCAAATTATGTTTGTATGTGAGGTAAAATGGGCCAAAATGTCTCTTGAGGATGGGATTGCCTTTTAGTCCCGTCTGTTGCCCCCTGTAACTACTGCAATGACACCAACGATCAGATCAGTCTGAATATAGGTACTAGATCTACCAGCAATGAAAGTTTGGGTCCTTTCCCTCTCCAAAGTTCTTCGTACACTCAGCTTTTTCCTTAAATCAGCTgaggtgggagggaaagggaaaggaggtaGAGGTCAGTAAGCGAGGTTTTTAAAGTTCTAAACAGCTACCTGCTCAGGCTCAATAAATGAACTAGATTTCTGCCCAAAGTACTCTATCTTTACTGCTAACCCCGTTCGAGCGTTGGGCACTCTGACTCAGCAGCCACCCCCATACTCACTCTCAGCTGGGGACCTTGGGCTTGCTGCCCCACTGACTAACATTTCCTCTCTCGTTCTTGCACTGGACCAATGACCAAATCCTGAAATGAGTATGTTTAACCCACGGCTCACCTTCAAGAGAAAATGTATGTGTACACCTTCTGTAGTTCAAACTGTATCAGATTTCACATTGCGTTATTGATTGTATTGCCCCCTTTATTTATTCTAACCTCCTTTGCACACATTTTGAACACATCACTTTGTGACTaagaagtaatttaaaataaggtCAAAGTTAGAATCCGAATTCAGCTTCTCTACATCACAACTCCATACAAGGAATTTCCTACCTCCCCACAGCCTAGTACGTCTCCTTTAACACTAAAATACCTACGGTCCTCTGCATGAATACACTGGAACGGAGGTCTAGGGATGTTCCTGTCCTGCTTCCACCTCCTCACACTTGCCGCCAACTCCGGGCGCGGTAACCGTGTTTACCCTGCCCTCCACCTGTCGCATTTAGGAGGGGCGGCGGAGCGCCGGCGTGGGACTGTAGGCTCCGCCTATATTCTAACAGCAATTGACCTTTCAAAGACCGCTGGGGGAAGACGCTCAGAGTCTCTTCCGGGATTTTCCAAGCACCTCGCCTTAATGAAACCGAGGTGCAATTCTCGACGGCTTGCAAGTTTCCAGCAGGGAGGATAAATCTGACCACTTAAGTCCAACCCTCTGACCCTTTGGGTAATGTCCAGGAGTCAGGAAACGCATCGCCGTGGTCCCCAGCCTAGAGGACTCGCCCCACAAAGAGCTCGGCACCAGCGGTTCCAGTGACCACGAGGTGATCCCTGGGCCCGCCGGACCGTGCACCGTGTGGGCACCCGAAGACGCGCCCGTCCTTCCCTCCAGGCCCGGGCGGCACAGCCACTGCGCATGCGCGCTGGGCGGAAGGTTCCGGAGACGGAGTTCCCCGCCGCCTTCCGTCTCCCGCGACAGTATGAAGACCGCCGAGGACACCAGCGGTTCGCGCAGCGAGGAGCCGCGGGAGgtaggcctctgccttctctgcGGCCTGCCGGCAGCAGGAAAGTCGACCTTCGCGCGGGCCCTCAGCCACCGGCTGCGGCAGGAGCGGGGCTGGGCCGTCGGCGTGATCACCTATGATGACGTCATTCCGGACGCGTTCCTGGAGCGGGCGAGCGCGCGGCCATTGGTCAGTACGGAGGGGGCGGGGCGAGCCCCCGGTCGTGGAAGGAAGGGGGGCGTCCCACTAAATGCGGGACTACACCTAGAGTGAGGGGTGCGCCCctggcagagggggagagacCCGGATTCGGGAGAAGCGGAGTCGGTTTAACACAGACCATGCTGACTCCATTTTAGAGTAATTCGTTGTAGAGATTTGTGTGTCTGTGGGGCATGTTCGTACTGTCCGTTCTACAGGGGGAGGCTCAGGACAGCGCCGGTGGCGTCAGCGAGCAAgggggaccccccacccccatggtcaGGAATGCTCTTGAAAGATCCTTCAGGAAGGTTGGTCTTAGGAAGGGGCGGAATCTCTTAAAAATGTCAACACAGCCCGTTTAACATCCAGCCACAGGCAAATCTTTGTGGGTCTATTACAAGTTTATAgaatttgcagaaaaaaaaatttttttaaagaaaaagggtactggggcgcctgggtggctcagtgggttaaagcctctgctttcggctcgggtcatgatcccaaggtcctgggatcgagccccgcatcaggctctttgcgcagaggggagcctgcttcctcctctctctctgcctgcctctctgcctacttctgagatctctctgtcaaataaacaaaatcttaaaaaaaaaaaaaaaaaagaagaagaagaaagaaaaagggtacagaaggggcgcctgggtggcttagtgggttaaagcctctgccttcggctcaggtcatgatcccagagtcctggatcgagccccgcatcaggctctttgcgcagcggggagcctgcttcctcctctctctctgtctgcctctctgcctacttgtgctctctgtcaaataaataaataaaatctttaaaataaaaaaaaaagaaaagaaaaaggatacagaattataaataacaaaattccTAGGGTCCCTCCCATGATAATAGAAAGTGGCTGTACAAATGAAGGGTCTGGCCTCCGAAACTCACGCCTCACTCATTTCAGGGTGAATCTGCCTCCGCCAGCATAGGAAAAGATGGCGGTTCCTTAACTGGCCACAGACGAAGTAATGGGCTTCTGTTTAGGGACCAGCTTGTATGTTCCAACTGCACACTTTAGGCCTTCAAATCACACTCAGTACAGTGAGGTGCATCCCCTTGGCGAAGCATATAAAAACAGAGCTCTGAGGGGGAGAGTAGATTTACGTCTCCCATCTCACTCTCACTCTAGGGCAGATCCTCTGACAGattctgaaaaattaaattatatttgttgTTTAATACCCTAGTGTAGATGGATGCATGTAAATAACATACAAATATGATGTGATTCCActctgtaaatatatatgtacaaatagAGTACATTTGCTGGATGGAAACATTTTGGACTGCTCCAGCAAGATTATAtacttttcctgttcttttttttttttaatttttatttatttatttgacagagatcacaagtaagcagagaggcaggcagaaaggggtggggggaagcaggcttcctgatgagcagagagccagatgtgaggctcgatcccaggaccctgagatcatgacctgagccgaaggcagaggctttaacccactgagccactcaggtgcccctatactttcCTATTCTTGTTTAATTGTGAGGCAAATGCAGTATCAAGTCCTGGACAGCACTAAATTTAGTATTTTCACCACTTGAGGGAAAGCTGAAAACTGTTGATAGGGATTGTTGTATTGCTGGGCTTTTTCCTcgcttttattacatttttttccactcCTCCCTATAGATGAAGCCCATGGGACTCATCTAGTTACCATGGGTAGGAAATCTCACCTTCTAGGAAATGATCTTGTTTCCTTTTCAGTAGGTTTAGGTGATATATTTGTTGTATGTGGTGTAATCTCAGTGATGTGGCAGGGCATGGACAGGTGGGAGAGGGATCCTTTTCTGGTGTTCCTATGTTTTCTCCAGCCTAGACCTCATCACTCTGTCCCTATCCGCAGTCCTTGAGCAGCACAAGATTACCTGTGTTCTCCAGTTATGTATTCTCTTCCCTTCCATCTGCCTTCTCTGCCGGAAAGTTCCCCATCCCGTTTCAACTCTGTTGCTAGCCCGAGATCTTTTCACCCTGACCCAGGCACCTTTCAGCTGATCTTTTCCGTCCACAACTTTCCTCATTTCAACGGCAGACCAGCATAGCTGTATCTAAGCCAGACTATTTTTATTTCAGCAGGATATTGATTTTGGCTCCTCATTTCTCCTGGAGGGTAACAGCGGACGATTGATCTAGCAGAGAAATAGAGATGTGAAAACAAATGCCTAAACCCTGTGCTAGAGCAGGATGCCACGTAGGCAAGGGAGGTTCTGAGCTGCCTCCTGTGTGACTGAGTCTGAGGAGACTTCAGAGGACTAACATCAGGGAGTAGGAGTTTGTGGGCAGAGGAAACCATTTATACTGAGATACAGAGGCATGACAGAACAGGTCGTGCTCAGAGAATTCCAGCTGGTGCAGCACTGTGAGCTGAAATGTTCGTGTGCGGTGGGTGGCAGTTAATCGTGACCACCCTGCTGGCCAGAGCCCGGCATAAACTGTCATTCTTCCATCTTTTGCAGCCATCGCAATGGAAGTTGCTTCGGCAGGAACTGCTGAGGTATCTAGAATACTTCCTGATGGCTGTCACCAACGGGTGTCAGATGTCTGCCCCACCCAACAGGACCGCCGCCATGTGGGAGGATTTTATAACCTGCTTAAAGGATCAAGATCTGTTATCTTCTGCTGTGCTGGAAACCCAGTCTTGCTACCTCTTAACGAAGACTGCTGTTTCTAGacctttgtttttgattttggatGACAACTTCTATTATCAAAGTATGAGATACGAAGTCTACCAACTGGCTCGGAAATgtaattcaaacattttttttcttacacacaGACACTTGTTTGCGTATCAAAATCATTGTCATTCTTAGTGAGAATTTAATTGGATGGGGAAGTTAGTGTCGCTTTACTTAATTTTTGAAGCTATACATTCAGCTTTGCAAATGGTTTTTCCTGCGGCCGCCGGTATCATTTGTCTAATTTGTTTATGtcacattttgggaaaaaaacagtGCACCAGTAATTTTGTGGTTTAACGTTTTCAGATTCATTAGGCTTCTGCCAGCTCTTTTTAGACTGTTCTCTCGAGACCTGTTTGCAGAGGAATGATCAGAGACCCCAGGCTCTGCCTGCCGAGACCATCCACCTGATGGCAAGAAAGATAGAAAAGCCCAACCCTGGGAAAAACTCTTGGGAACACAACAGCCTCACAATTCAGAGTCCGCCGTGTTCTTCTGAGGCCAGGTATCCCACTCAAAGCTGACCTTCACCGGCTGCCTCCCTGAGCCCGGCCAGCTGTGCTCCTTGCTTGACTCATGGCCCCTTGGTTAATCCTTCCACAAGCGTTCGAGAGAGATTGTTGTCTTCCCTTTGTGGAAGAGGAGGCAACTAAGTGAGAAAGTTACTTTGCCCAGAGTCCTCAAGCTTGCGGCAGCTGAGACGTGAACCTGAGTTTGTGTGCAAACGTGCACTCTCGTTAAGATTCTGTCgtcgtgggcgcctgggtggctcagtgggttaagcctctgccttcggctcaggtcatgatctcaggtcctggggtcgagtcccgcatcgggctctctgctcggcaaggagcctgcttccctctctctctctctgcctgcctctctatctacctgtgatctctctctgtcaaataaataaataaaattaaaaaaaaaaaaaaagattctgtcgTCGTGAGAGATCGGAG includes these proteins:
- the PSTK gene encoding L-seryl-tRNA(Sec) kinase isoform X2, giving the protein MKTAEDTSGSRSEEPREVGLCLLCGLPAAGKSTFARALSHRLRQERGWAVGVITYDDVIPDAFLERASARPLPSQWKLLRQELLRYLEYFLMAVTNGCQMSAPPNRTAAMWEDFITCLKDQDLLSSAVLETQSCYLLTKTAVSRPLFLILDDNFYYQSMRYEVYQLARKYSLGFCQLFLDCSLETCLQRNDQRPQALPAETIHLMARKIEKPNPGKNSWEHNSLTIQSPPCSSEASLNLTDLLLTALENPVKCIEDNVEQKETDRIICSTNVLHQADQTLRRIVSQTMKEAKGLHFQGIRWMTPTVPLWSSEE
- the PSTK gene encoding L-seryl-tRNA(Sec) kinase isoform X1; amino-acid sequence: MKTAEDTSGSRSEEPREVGLCLLCGLPAAGKSTFARALSHRLRQERGWAVGVITYDDVIPDAFLERASARPLPSQWKLLRQELLRYLEYFLMAVTNGCQMSAPPNRTAAMWEDFITCLKDQDLLSSAVLETQSCYLLTKTAVSRPLFLILDDNFYYQSMRYEVYQLARKYSLGFCQLFLDCSLETCLQRNDQRPQALPAETIHLMARKIEKPNPGKNSWEHNSLTIQSPPCSSEASLNLTDLLLTALENPVKCIEDNVEQKETDRIICSTNVLHQADQTLRRIVSQTMKEAKDEQVLPFNLKLLAEELNRLKAEFLEDLRHGNKKYLCSQQTIHVSDVISFFHYEKDNIVQKYFSKPH